Proteins encoded by one window of Cannabis sativa cultivar Pink pepper isolate KNU-18-1 chromosome 4, ASM2916894v1, whole genome shotgun sequence:
- the LOC133037420 gene encoding MDIS1-interacting receptor like kinase 2-like has translation MLTSEIPTELGNLVSLQYVLDLSSNLLIGKISSSLSRLTKLEILNISHNHLSGNIPHTFSNLISISYMDFSFNNLTGSIPTGGIFQNARTNAYYYGNVGLCGNSTGLKPCKTHTSGSKSALILIISLVCGLVFVTTIVIVLILCHKFKVLDKQRKTSNQNDTRQSLMIWEKEAKFTFGEIVEATENFDDKYCIGKGGFGTVYKAILRSHELVLAVKRLHMSDTSDIPEVSRISFENEIQTLTEVRHRNIIKLYGFCSRNNGLYLVYKYANKGSLAKVLYDSTDLDWDSRVKIVQGLAHAISYLHHECSPPIIHRDVSLNNVLLGSDFVPILSDFGIARLLIPNLSIWTTVAGSYGYMAPELALTMRVTEKCDVYSFGVVALEIMMGKHPGELLESLSSARSKTLLLENILLKDVLDQRLLPPSTGRLSMDVVLIVSLALSCTRTRPELRPTMHLISQELSTKSARASIISEPFETITIEKLDAPFYD, from the exons ATGCTAACTAGTGAGATACCAACAGAGCTTGGAAATTTGGTGTCTTTGCAATATGTATTGGATCTCAGTAGCAATTTACTCATTGGAAAGATTTCCTCAAGCCTCTCAAGGCTTACAAAGTTGGAAATTCTCAACATATCTCATAACCACTTGTCAGGTAATATTCCACACACATTTTCCAACCTAATAAGTATAAGTTACATGGATTTTTCTTTCAACAACTTGACGGGTTCAATCCCAACTGGAGGAATTTTCCAAAATGCAAGAACAAATGCTTATTATTATGGAAATGTTGGTCTATGTGGAAACTCTACAGGACTTAAGCCATGCAAAACTCATACCAGCGGAAGTAAAAGTGctctaattttaattattagtctcGTTTGTGGCCTAGTTTTTGTTACTACCATTGTAATCGTTCTCATATTGTGCCATAAATTCAAAGTGTTAGATAAACAAAGGAAAACTTCTAACCAAAATGACACTCGCCAATCATTGATGATATGGGAGAAGGAAGCAAAATTCACTTTTGGAGAAATTGTAGAGGCAACAGAAAACTTTGATGACAAGTATTGCATTGGGAAAGGAGGCTTTGGCACTGTTTACAAGGCTATATTGAGATCACATGAGTTGGTTCTTGCAGTTAAGCGGTTACACATGTCAGACACGAGTGATATTCCAGAAGTTAGTCGCATAAGTTTCGAAAATGAGATTCAAACTCTAACAGAAGTCCGACATCGAAACATCATAAAGCTTTATGGATTTTGTTCAAGAAACAATGGTTTATACTTGGTGTATAAGTATGCAAACAAGGGTAGTCTTGCCAAAGTATTATACGATTCAACAGATCTTGATTGGGATTCAAGGGTGAAAATAGTTCAAGGATTGGCTCATGCAATCTCATACTTACACCATGAATGTTCTCCACCAATTATTCATCGTGACGTGTCCTTAAACAATGTACTACTTGGCTCTGATTTTGTTCCCATATTGTCAGATTTTGGCATTGCACGTTTGTTGATCCCTAACTTGTCCATTTGGACAACTGTGGCTGGATCGTATGGCTACATGGCGCCAG AGCTAGCTTTAACCATGCGTGTGACAGAGAAATGTGATGTCTACAGTTTTGGAGTAGTAGCTTTAGAAATTATGATGGGAAAACACCCGGGAGAACTGTTGGAATCTTTATCATCAGCTCGTTCGAAAACATTATTATTAGAGAATATACTCTTGAAAGATGTGTTAGATCAACGGTTGTTACCTCCTAGTACTGGGCGATTATCAATGGATGTGGTGTTAATAGTGAGCTTGGCATTGTCATGTACTAGAACTAGACCTGAGTTACGTCCCACCATGCATTTGATTTCACAAGAATTGTCAACAAAGAGTGCTCGGGCTTCCATCATCTCTGAGCCATTCGAAACCATTACAATTGAGAAGCTTGATGCACCTTTTTATGATTAG
- the LOC133037512 gene encoding small ribosomal subunit protein uS11m-like, whose amino-acid sequence MRKIAHHVCGLSTSSNLSSSIMHNKGVSAPYALMSFLSSIHSGSTKEIENRDNPMNFVRGIIEQDERNPSGFMPQNDRNPRGFMPQNERSSFPRSSFPRSFIPQDDRNQRGFTQRDERNPMNFVRGILQQDERNLFGGSRFPRYNLEHDADFVHIKLMRNNTFVTVTDSKGNKKMGASAGSLPEMKGGAKQSRYAAEATAEHVGRMSKNMGLKSVVMKVKGFTFFKKKKQAIISWREGFTNSRGDQNPIVYLEDTTRRPHNGCRLPKKRRT is encoded by the coding sequence ATGAGAAAGATTGCACACCATGTTTGTGGACTTTCTACTAGCTCAAATTTGAGCTCTAGTATTATGCATAACAAGGGTGTCTCTGCTCCATATGCTTTGATGAGTTTCCTTTCTTCCATACATTCTGGAAGTACAAAAGAAATCGAGAACAGAGATAATCCCATGAACTTTGTAAGGGGTATTATAGAACAAGATGAAAGAAACCCAAGTGGTTTTATGCCGCAAAATGATAGAAACCCAAGGGGTTTTATGCCGCAAAATGAAAGGAGCTCCTTCCCAAGGAGTTCCTTCCCAAGGAGTTTCATACCACAAGACGATAGAAACCAAAGGGGTTTTACACAACGAGATGAAAGAAACCCCATGAACTTTGTAAGGGGTATTTTACAACAAGATGAAAGAAATTTGTTCGGGGGTTCTCGCTTTCCTCGATACAATCTTGAGCATGATGCTGATTTTGTCCACATAAAGTTGATGCGCAACAATACATTTGTTACAGTTACAGATTCAAAGGGAAACAAAAAGATGGGAGCTTCAGCTGGATCTTTGCCCGAAATGAAAGGAGGAGCAAAGCAGTCTCGGTATGCTGCTGAAGCAACTGCAGAGCACGTAGGAAGAATGTCGAAAAATATGGGATTAAAATCAGTTGTGATGAAGGTGAAAGGGTTTactttctttaaaaagaaaaagcaaGCAATTATAAGCTGGAGAGAAGGGTTTACTAATTCAAGAGGGGATCAGAATCCAATAGTATACCTTGAGGATACAACTCGGCGTCCCCATAATGGCTGCCGGCTCCCCAAAAAGCGGCGTACTTAG
- the LOC133037421 gene encoding probable leucine-rich repeat receptor-like protein kinase At1g35710 isoform X3, with translation MPSLTYLVLCKNHFNSTFPGFISKCRNLTFLDLSKNNLIGPIPVSLWNLKNLIFFYVDNNQLSGELSVNISMLSNLEDLVVSNNNFTGSIPSKIGNLKKLKRLDLSRNHLIGPIPTSLWNLKNLIHVYLFNNNLVGIIPPAIGNLEFLTNFIVGTNQLSGELPVNISSLSNLEKFSVISNNFTGQIPRDFGKNSPNLSIVVFTNNSFFGEFPQGLCSGFNLEYLSVNNNSFTGPLPECLRNCTKLKRVRFDGNRFTGNITNAFGVHPHLDSIFLNNNQFIGHVSSMWGQCQNLTTLQMGHNKIAGKIPSELGNLMKLQVLNLESNKLNGPIPNQLVNLKLLYQLNLSNNHLTEEIPMSLLNLSGLQYLDLSTNNLVGKIPDWLGSFENLHSLNLSHNVLSSEIPPELGNLGSLHYALDLSSNLLVGEIPSSLSKLTMLEILDISRNHLSGPIPTGLVFQNASKCVYDGNLGLCGKATGLKPCRMQKNKASNVMDKSRKGANNNEMNKSFIWEKEAKFTFGEIVEATEDFDDKYCIGKGGFGTVYKAILRSHELILAVKRLHVSDSSDILEVNRISFENEIQTLTEVRHRNIIKLYGFISRKSEMYLVYQYAKRGSLSKVLYGSTNLDWDSRVEIVQGLAHAISYLHHDCSPPIVHRDVSLNNVLLGSDFVPILSDFGIAQLLIPDSSIWTNVAGSYGYMAPELALTMRVTEKCDVYSFGVVALEIMMGKHPGELLESLSSSQSKISSENMLLKDMLDQRLLPPTGRLLMVVVLVVSLALSCTRSRPESRPTMHFVAQELSTRSRASMISVPLRTITIGKLSTLYYQ, from the exons ATGCCTTCCTTAACCTACCTTGTTCTTTGTAAGAACCACTTTAATTCAACATTCCCAGGTTTCATATCAAAGTGTAGGAACTTGACCTTCCTTGACTTGTCTAAAAACAATCTCATAGGTCCAATTCCAGTTTCTTTGTGGAACCTCAAAAACCTCATCTTTTTTTATGTAGATAACAACCAACTATCAGGAGAGTTGTCAGTTAATATTTCCATGCTTAGTAACTTGGAGGACTTAGTTGTTTCTAACAATAATTTCACTGGTTCAATTCCTTCAAAGATTGGAAACTTGAAGAAACTCAAAAGATTGGATCTTTCTCGTAACCATCTCATAGGTCCAATTCCAACTTCTCTATGGAACCTCAAAAACCTCATCCATGTGTACCTTTTCAACAACAATCTAGTTGGAATCATCCCACCAGCGATTGGAAATCTAGAATTcctcacaaattttattgtcgGCACTAATCAACTATCAGGAGAGTTGCCGGTTAATATTTCCAGTCTTAGTAACTTGGAGAAGTTCTCTGTTATTAGCAATAATTTCACTGGGCAAATCCCTAGAGACTTTGGGAAGAATAGTCCTAATTTGAGCATCGTTGTGTTTACAAACAACAGCTTCTTTGGAGAGTTTCCACAAGGTTTGTGTAGTGGGTTTAATCTAGAATATTTGAGTGTAAATAACAACAGCTTTACAGGGCCATTGCCCGAGTGCTTGAGAAATTGCACCAAATTAAAAAGAGTAAGGTTTGATGGGAATCGATTCACAGGCAACATCACTAATGCTTTTGGTGTTCACCCACATCTTGATTCCATTTTCTTAAACAACAACCAATTCATCGGTCATGTTTCAAGTATGTGGGGACAATGCCAAAATCTCACCACATTACAAATGGGTCATAATAAAATTGCTGGTAAGATCCCATCTGAACTTGGGAATTTGATGAAGTTGCAAGTTTTGAACTTGGAGTCCAACAAATTGAATGGGCCAATCCCAAATCAATTGGTAAATCTTAAACTTTTGTACCAGCTTAATCTTAGCAATAATCATTTAACAGAAGAAATCCCTATGAGTCTATTAAACTTGAGTGGGCTACAGTATCTTGATTTGTCGACAAACAATTTAGTAGGTAAGATACCAGATTGGCTTGGTAGCTTTGAAAATTTACATAGCTTAAACCTCAGCCACAATGTTCTGTCAAGTGAAATACCACCAGAGCTTGGAAATTTGGGCTCCTTGCATTATGCATTGGATCTTAGCAGCAATTTACTTGTTGGAGAAATACCTTCAAGCCTGTCAAAGCTTACAATGCTAGAAATTCTCGACATCTCTCGTAACCACCTCTCAG GTCCGATCCCAACTGGACTTGTTTTCCAAAATGCATCAAAATGTGTTTATGATGGAAATCTTGGATTGTGTGGAAAAGCTACAGGACTTAAGCCCTGCAGAATGCAAAAAAACAAAGCTAGCAATG TGATGGATAAGAGTAGAAAAGGTGCCAACAATAATGAAATGAACAAGTCATTCATATGGGAGAAGGAAGCAAAATTCACATTTGGAGAAATTGTAGAGGCAACTGAAGACTTTGATGACAAGTACTGTATTGGGAAAGGAGGTTTTGGTACTGTTTACAAGGCCATATTGAGATCACATGAGCTAATTTTGGCAGTTAAGCGGTTGCACGTGTCAGATTCAAGTGATATTTTAGAAGTTAATCGCATCAGTTTTGAGAATGAGATTCAAACTCTAACCGAAGTCCGACATCGGAACATCATAAAGCTTTATGGGTTCATTTCAAGAAAAAGTGAAATGTACTTGGTGTATCAATATGCAAAAAGAGGTAGTCTTTCTAAAGTATTATATGGCTCAACAAATCTTGATTGGGATTCAAGGGTGGAGATAGTTCAAGGATTGGCCCACGCAATCTCATACTTGCACCACGATTGTTCTCCACCAATTGTCCATCGCGACGTGTCTTTGAACAATGTACTACTTGGCTCAGATTTTGTTCCCATTCTATCAGACTTTGGTATAGCTCAATTGTTGATCCCTGACTCCTCCATTTGGACAAATGTAGCTGGATCCTACGGTTATATGGCCCCAG AGCTTGCTTTGACCATGCGTGTGACTGAAAAGTGTGATGTGTATAGTTTTGGAGTGGTAGCTTTAGAAATTATGATGGGAAAGCATCCAGGAGAATTATTGGAATCTTTATCATCATCTCAATCGAAaatatcatcagagaatatgctACTGAAAGATATGTTAGATCAACGGCTATTACCTCCTACAGGTAGATTACTAATGGTTGTGGTGTTGGTGGTGAGCTTGGCATTGTCATGTACTAGAAGTAGACCAGAATCACGACCCACTATGCATTTTGTGGCACAAGAACTATCGACAAGGAGTCGAGCTTCCATGATCTCTGTGCCATTGAGAACCATTACTATTGGGAAGCTTTCTACCCTTTACTATCAgtag
- the LOC133037421 gene encoding MDIS1-interacting receptor like kinase 2-like isoform X2 — protein MPSLTYLVLCKNHFNSTFPGFISKCRNLTFLDLSKNNLIGPIPVSLWNLKNLIFFYVDNNQLSGELSVNISMLSNLEDLVVSNNNFTGSIPSKIGNLKKLKRLDLSRNHLIGPIPTSLWNLKNLIHVYLFNNNLVGIIPPAIGNLEFLTNFIVGTNQLSGELPVNISSLSNLEKFSVISNNFTGQIPRDFGKNSPNLSIVVFTNNSFFGEFPQGLCSGFNLEYLSVNNNSFTGPLPECLRNCTKLKRVRFDGNRFTGNITNAFGVHPHLDSIFLNNNQFIGHVSSMWGQCQNLTTLQMGHNKIAGKIPSELGNLMKLQVLNLESNKLNGPIPNQLVNLKLLYQLNLSNNHLTEEIPMSLLNLSGLQYLDLSTNNLVGKIPDWLGSFENLHSLNLSHNVLSSEIPPELGNLGSLHYALDLSSNLLVGEIPSSLSKLTMLEILDISRNHLSGSIPQSFSHLISISYINFSYNNLTGPIPTGLVFQNASKCVYDGNLGLCGKATGLKPCRMQKNKASNVMDKSRKGANNNEMNKSFIWEKEAKFTFGEIVEATEDFDDKYCIGKGGFGTVYKAILRSHELILAVKRLHVSDSSDILEVNRISFENEIQTLTEVRHRNIIKLYGFISRKSEMYLVYQYAKRGSLSKVLYGSTNLDWDSRVEIVQGLAHAISYLHHDCSPPIVHRDVSLNNVLLGSDFVPILSDFGIAQLLIPDSSIWTNVAGSYGYMAPELALTMRVTEKCDVYSFGVVALEIMMGKHPGELLESLSSSQSKISSENMLLKDMLDQRLLPPTGRLLMVVVLVVSLALSCTRSRPESRPTMHFVAQELSTRSRASMISVPLRTITIGKLSTLYYQ, from the exons ATGCCTTCCTTAACCTACCTTGTTCTTTGTAAGAACCACTTTAATTCAACATTCCCAGGTTTCATATCAAAGTGTAGGAACTTGACCTTCCTTGACTTGTCTAAAAACAATCTCATAGGTCCAATTCCAGTTTCTTTGTGGAACCTCAAAAACCTCATCTTTTTTTATGTAGATAACAACCAACTATCAGGAGAGTTGTCAGTTAATATTTCCATGCTTAGTAACTTGGAGGACTTAGTTGTTTCTAACAATAATTTCACTGGTTCAATTCCTTCAAAGATTGGAAACTTGAAGAAACTCAAAAGATTGGATCTTTCTCGTAACCATCTCATAGGTCCAATTCCAACTTCTCTATGGAACCTCAAAAACCTCATCCATGTGTACCTTTTCAACAACAATCTAGTTGGAATCATCCCACCAGCGATTGGAAATCTAGAATTcctcacaaattttattgtcgGCACTAATCAACTATCAGGAGAGTTGCCGGTTAATATTTCCAGTCTTAGTAACTTGGAGAAGTTCTCTGTTATTAGCAATAATTTCACTGGGCAAATCCCTAGAGACTTTGGGAAGAATAGTCCTAATTTGAGCATCGTTGTGTTTACAAACAACAGCTTCTTTGGAGAGTTTCCACAAGGTTTGTGTAGTGGGTTTAATCTAGAATATTTGAGTGTAAATAACAACAGCTTTACAGGGCCATTGCCCGAGTGCTTGAGAAATTGCACCAAATTAAAAAGAGTAAGGTTTGATGGGAATCGATTCACAGGCAACATCACTAATGCTTTTGGTGTTCACCCACATCTTGATTCCATTTTCTTAAACAACAACCAATTCATCGGTCATGTTTCAAGTATGTGGGGACAATGCCAAAATCTCACCACATTACAAATGGGTCATAATAAAATTGCTGGTAAGATCCCATCTGAACTTGGGAATTTGATGAAGTTGCAAGTTTTGAACTTGGAGTCCAACAAATTGAATGGGCCAATCCCAAATCAATTGGTAAATCTTAAACTTTTGTACCAGCTTAATCTTAGCAATAATCATTTAACAGAAGAAATCCCTATGAGTCTATTAAACTTGAGTGGGCTACAGTATCTTGATTTGTCGACAAACAATTTAGTAGGTAAGATACCAGATTGGCTTGGTAGCTTTGAAAATTTACATAGCTTAAACCTCAGCCACAATGTTCTGTCAAGTGAAATACCACCAGAGCTTGGAAATTTGGGCTCCTTGCATTATGCATTGGATCTTAGCAGCAATTTACTTGTTGGAGAAATACCTTCAAGCCTGTCAAAGCTTACAATGCTAGAAATTCTCGACATCTCTCGTAACCACCTCTCAGGTAGTATTCCACAATCATTTTCCCACCTAATAAGCATAAGCTACATAAATTTTTCTTACAACAATTTGACAGGTCCGATCCCAACTGGACTTGTTTTCCAAAATGCATCAAAATGTGTTTATGATGGAAATCTTGGATTGTGTGGAAAAGCTACAGGACTTAAGCCCTGCAGAATGCAAAAAAACAAAGCTAGCAATG TGATGGATAAGAGTAGAAAAGGTGCCAACAATAATGAAATGAACAAGTCATTCATATGGGAGAAGGAAGCAAAATTCACATTTGGAGAAATTGTAGAGGCAACTGAAGACTTTGATGACAAGTACTGTATTGGGAAAGGAGGTTTTGGTACTGTTTACAAGGCCATATTGAGATCACATGAGCTAATTTTGGCAGTTAAGCGGTTGCACGTGTCAGATTCAAGTGATATTTTAGAAGTTAATCGCATCAGTTTTGAGAATGAGATTCAAACTCTAACCGAAGTCCGACATCGGAACATCATAAAGCTTTATGGGTTCATTTCAAGAAAAAGTGAAATGTACTTGGTGTATCAATATGCAAAAAGAGGTAGTCTTTCTAAAGTATTATATGGCTCAACAAATCTTGATTGGGATTCAAGGGTGGAGATAGTTCAAGGATTGGCCCACGCAATCTCATACTTGCACCACGATTGTTCTCCACCAATTGTCCATCGCGACGTGTCTTTGAACAATGTACTACTTGGCTCAGATTTTGTTCCCATTCTATCAGACTTTGGTATAGCTCAATTGTTGATCCCTGACTCCTCCATTTGGACAAATGTAGCTGGATCCTACGGTTATATGGCCCCAG AGCTTGCTTTGACCATGCGTGTGACTGAAAAGTGTGATGTGTATAGTTTTGGAGTGGTAGCTTTAGAAATTATGATGGGAAAGCATCCAGGAGAATTATTGGAATCTTTATCATCATCTCAATCGAAaatatcatcagagaatatgctACTGAAAGATATGTTAGATCAACGGCTATTACCTCCTACAGGTAGATTACTAATGGTTGTGGTGTTGGTGGTGAGCTTGGCATTGTCATGTACTAGAAGTAGACCAGAATCACGACCCACTATGCATTTTGTGGCACAAGAACTATCGACAAGGAGTCGAGCTTCCATGATCTCTGTGCCATTGAGAACCATTACTATTGGGAAGCTTTCTACCCTTTACTATCAgtag
- the LOC133037421 gene encoding probable leucine-rich repeat receptor-like protein kinase At1g35710 isoform X1: MPSLTYLVLCKNHFNSTFPGFISKCRNLTFLDLSKNNLIGPIPVSLWNLKNLIFFYVDNNQLSGELSVNISMLSNLEDLVVSNNNFTGSIPSKIGNLKKLKRLDLSRNHLIGPIPTSLWNLKNLIHVYLFNNNLVGIIPPAIGNLEFLTNFIVGTNQLSGELPVNISSLSNLEKFSVISNNFTGQIPRDFGKNSPNLSIVVFTNNSFFGEFPQGLCSGFNLEYLSVNNNSFTGPLPECLRNCTKLKRVRFDGNRFTGNITNAFGVHPHLDSIFLNNNQFIGHVSSMWGQCQNLTTLQMGHNKIAGKIPSELGNLMKLQVLNLESNKLNGPIPNQLVNLKLLYQLNLSNNHLTEEIPMSLLNLSGLQYLDLSTNNLVGKIPDWLGSFENLHSLNLSHNVLSSEIPPELGNLGSLHYALDLSSNLLVGEIPSSLSKLTMLEILDISRNHLSGPIPTGLVFQNASKCVYDGNLGLCGKATGLKPCRMQKNKASNGSHILVFGLVCSLILFVTTIVIILIFCHESKVMDKSRKGANNNEMNKSFIWEKEAKFTFGEIVEATEDFDDKYCIGKGGFGTVYKAILRSHELILAVKRLHVSDSSDILEVNRISFENEIQTLTEVRHRNIIKLYGFISRKSEMYLVYQYAKRGSLSKVLYGSTNLDWDSRVEIVQGLAHAISYLHHDCSPPIVHRDVSLNNVLLGSDFVPILSDFGIAQLLIPDSSIWTNVAGSYGYMAPELALTMRVTEKCDVYSFGVVALEIMMGKHPGELLESLSSSQSKISSENMLLKDMLDQRLLPPTGRLLMVVVLVVSLALSCTRSRPESRPTMHFVAQELSTRSRASMISVPLRTITIGKLSTLYYQ, translated from the exons ATGCCTTCCTTAACCTACCTTGTTCTTTGTAAGAACCACTTTAATTCAACATTCCCAGGTTTCATATCAAAGTGTAGGAACTTGACCTTCCTTGACTTGTCTAAAAACAATCTCATAGGTCCAATTCCAGTTTCTTTGTGGAACCTCAAAAACCTCATCTTTTTTTATGTAGATAACAACCAACTATCAGGAGAGTTGTCAGTTAATATTTCCATGCTTAGTAACTTGGAGGACTTAGTTGTTTCTAACAATAATTTCACTGGTTCAATTCCTTCAAAGATTGGAAACTTGAAGAAACTCAAAAGATTGGATCTTTCTCGTAACCATCTCATAGGTCCAATTCCAACTTCTCTATGGAACCTCAAAAACCTCATCCATGTGTACCTTTTCAACAACAATCTAGTTGGAATCATCCCACCAGCGATTGGAAATCTAGAATTcctcacaaattttattgtcgGCACTAATCAACTATCAGGAGAGTTGCCGGTTAATATTTCCAGTCTTAGTAACTTGGAGAAGTTCTCTGTTATTAGCAATAATTTCACTGGGCAAATCCCTAGAGACTTTGGGAAGAATAGTCCTAATTTGAGCATCGTTGTGTTTACAAACAACAGCTTCTTTGGAGAGTTTCCACAAGGTTTGTGTAGTGGGTTTAATCTAGAATATTTGAGTGTAAATAACAACAGCTTTACAGGGCCATTGCCCGAGTGCTTGAGAAATTGCACCAAATTAAAAAGAGTAAGGTTTGATGGGAATCGATTCACAGGCAACATCACTAATGCTTTTGGTGTTCACCCACATCTTGATTCCATTTTCTTAAACAACAACCAATTCATCGGTCATGTTTCAAGTATGTGGGGACAATGCCAAAATCTCACCACATTACAAATGGGTCATAATAAAATTGCTGGTAAGATCCCATCTGAACTTGGGAATTTGATGAAGTTGCAAGTTTTGAACTTGGAGTCCAACAAATTGAATGGGCCAATCCCAAATCAATTGGTAAATCTTAAACTTTTGTACCAGCTTAATCTTAGCAATAATCATTTAACAGAAGAAATCCCTATGAGTCTATTAAACTTGAGTGGGCTACAGTATCTTGATTTGTCGACAAACAATTTAGTAGGTAAGATACCAGATTGGCTTGGTAGCTTTGAAAATTTACATAGCTTAAACCTCAGCCACAATGTTCTGTCAAGTGAAATACCACCAGAGCTTGGAAATTTGGGCTCCTTGCATTATGCATTGGATCTTAGCAGCAATTTACTTGTTGGAGAAATACCTTCAAGCCTGTCAAAGCTTACAATGCTAGAAATTCTCGACATCTCTCGTAACCACCTCTCAG GTCCGATCCCAACTGGACTTGTTTTCCAAAATGCATCAAAATGTGTTTATGATGGAAATCTTGGATTGTGTGGAAAAGCTACAGGACTTAAGCCCTGCAGAATGCAAAAAAACAAAGCTAGCAATGGTAGTCACATTTTAGTCTTTGGTCTTGTTTGTAGCCTAATATTGTTTGTTACTACCATTGTAATCATTCTCATATTTTGTCATGAATCCAAAGTGATGGATAAGAGTAGAAAAGGTGCCAACAATAATGAAATGAACAAGTCATTCATATGGGAGAAGGAAGCAAAATTCACATTTGGAGAAATTGTAGAGGCAACTGAAGACTTTGATGACAAGTACTGTATTGGGAAAGGAGGTTTTGGTACTGTTTACAAGGCCATATTGAGATCACATGAGCTAATTTTGGCAGTTAAGCGGTTGCACGTGTCAGATTCAAGTGATATTTTAGAAGTTAATCGCATCAGTTTTGAGAATGAGATTCAAACTCTAACCGAAGTCCGACATCGGAACATCATAAAGCTTTATGGGTTCATTTCAAGAAAAAGTGAAATGTACTTGGTGTATCAATATGCAAAAAGAGGTAGTCTTTCTAAAGTATTATATGGCTCAACAAATCTTGATTGGGATTCAAGGGTGGAGATAGTTCAAGGATTGGCCCACGCAATCTCATACTTGCACCACGATTGTTCTCCACCAATTGTCCATCGCGACGTGTCTTTGAACAATGTACTACTTGGCTCAGATTTTGTTCCCATTCTATCAGACTTTGGTATAGCTCAATTGTTGATCCCTGACTCCTCCATTTGGACAAATGTAGCTGGATCCTACGGTTATATGGCCCCAG AGCTTGCTTTGACCATGCGTGTGACTGAAAAGTGTGATGTGTATAGTTTTGGAGTGGTAGCTTTAGAAATTATGATGGGAAAGCATCCAGGAGAATTATTGGAATCTTTATCATCATCTCAATCGAAaatatcatcagagaatatgctACTGAAAGATATGTTAGATCAACGGCTATTACCTCCTACAGGTAGATTACTAATGGTTGTGGTGTTGGTGGTGAGCTTGGCATTGTCATGTACTAGAAGTAGACCAGAATCACGACCCACTATGCATTTTGTGGCACAAGAACTATCGACAAGGAGTCGAGCTTCCATGATCTCTGTGCCATTGAGAACCATTACTATTGGGAAGCTTTCTACCCTTTACTATCAgtag